A region of the Sodalis ligni genome:
CACCAAGCATCAGGGCAAAATCGTGCGTTTGACCGGTGAAGGCGACATACCGCCGGACAATCCCTTCGTACATGATGAGAACGCCCGGCCGGAAATATGGTCGCTGGGGCATCGTAATCCCCAAGGGCTGGCGCTTAACCCTTGGACTGGCGTGGTATGGGAAAATGAGCACGGGCCAAAGGGAGGAGATGAAGTGAATATCATCTCCAAAGGGGCCAACTTCGGCTGGCCCATCGCTACCTATGGTATCAATTATTCCGGCTTGAAAATACCCGAAGCGCAGGGCGGGGCAGTGGCTGGAACCGTACAGCCCGTGTGGTATTGGCAAAAATCCCCGGCGGTGAGCGGCATGGCATTTTACGATGCGGACCGTTTCCCTTCCTGGCAGCATTCTTTGTTTATCGGGGCGCTGAAGCAGCAGGCATTGATACGGTTAACGCTGGATGGAGATAAGGTGGCGTCAGAGGAACGTTTGCTGGAGGCGCGGGGCAAACGTATTCGTGACGTGCGGGTCGGTCCGGACGGTTATGTCTATGTGCTGACGGATGAGCGCAAAGGGGAATTGCTTCGGTTGGAACTGGAATAATCTTGTCCCGGACGCCGGGGCGCCCGGTATAATGTCAGGTATGCGGTATCATGACTCGGGCTTGAAAGGCGGGCCTGGCCGAAACGGCGTCGTACCAATGCTGTAAATGCGTGCGCGGCTTGCGACGGATACTCATATTGAACCAATGATAGGCATAGCAGCCGATGGGGATATCGCCGATACCAAAACCGCTGCCGGAAAAATAAGGCTGTTTTTCCAGCGCGGTCTCGGCAATATCAAATAACAGCTCGCAGCGTTTGATGCCGGCAATTGAGAGCTTCTGATCACGAAGGTTCCCCTTTCCCGGGCCGGCATTGCTCAATAATGGCTCCAGTGCCGGCGCCAAACTGGATAGAACCCAATCCATCCATTTTTCGGCGGCGGCGCGTACCGATGCATCCGTCAGCAACCAGGTGCTCTGGCCGTATCGGGCCGCTAAGTAACGTACGATGGTATGGGATTCCCATAATACCAGGTCATTTTCATCGTCCTGCAGGCAAGGCACCAGGCCGTTAGGATTGAGGGAAAGAAAAATAGGATCGTTAACCTTGCCATGTACGCCTCCGGCGGGAATGGCAGTATAGGTAAGATCAAGTTCTGCGGCACACCATAACACTTTTTAACATTTATCGAGTTTTCATGTCCCCAGATCGTCAGCATCGCGCCCTCTCAGTATCAAACGTTATTGACGATAGTTCTTTGTGGTTAATGCCCCGTAAGACGTCCATAAAGGCAGCAACTGCTCGCTTAATCTTATATGTTCCATCGATTTTTGGTTAATTTTAGAATAACCGGTATGCGTTATCCCTCCATATGGTGTTATCGGCTGTTTTATGCATGATGTATGAATATTTACCTGAAAAATTAATTAATATAATAATGATATTTTATATAAAAGCTTCTTACTGGTATTTTGTATTAGAGCTGACCGCTAAGCAAAGAACAAGATAGGCCTTTATGATATTTAAGATTCAATCATCAGATGAAAGGCCGGGATCACATTTTCTTTATCCAGAAAAATCGTTTTCATGACCTTGATGAGAATGGTAAGTACGATATTGTTATTCTTTGGCATCATCCCCATCCGGCCGCAGTAGTGTATTTGATTCGGGAGAATTCCGCGCAAGCGAAGTGCTATTTATCTGATTTATGCCTTTCTTTTACTGCCGCTGCTGGTGAGAGATCTCCGATAGGGAGGACGGCCACGCTCTTTTCAATCATAGGCGGGCCGCCGTCGGGAATTCCGCCGGATATCATCCAACGGCATTTATGATGGCGAAATAGCGTGCTGCGCCGCATCGATACCGTGGTGAGAACCTCATCCGTTCCGTGCCGTTGGTTAACCTGCCGGTTGCGTTATTACCGTTGACGCAGTTTTGCTGGGGAATACCATTGGCCTCATTGCCACTGGGATGATGGCGATCGGCGTCACATCAGGACACAAAAATGCTGAAAATGAGTTCTTGATGCGGCAAAGTTAAGGGGTATTGAATAAACTCAACCAACTGGAACATGATTCCTACATCCTGAAAGCTGTTTATCAGGTTGCTACGCTCAATCCACTACCGTGAGTA
Encoded here:
- a CDS encoding PQQ-dependent sugar dehydrogenase produces the protein MRSIFAWLLSVGLLLTSGQGRTAETRVTSILTGLDHPWSLAFLPLDEGLLITERPGRLRYWLPGQPLSAPIEGIPSVYTHGQGGLFDVLPAPDFAQTRRVYLSFAEQGKNDAGTAVGDGRFSEDHHRVTDFKVIFRQKPKLSSGEHFGGRLVFDREGFLFISLGENNRRPTAQDLTKHQGKIVRLTGEGDIPPDNPFVHDENARPEIWSLGHRNPQGLALNPWTGVVWENEHGPKGGDEVNIISKGANFGWPIATYGINYSGLKIPEAQGGAVAGTVQPVWYWQKSPAVSGMAFYDADRFPSWQHSLFIGALKQQALIRLTLDGDKVASEERLLEARGKRIRDVRVGPDGYVYVLTDERKGELLRLELE